The following is a genomic window from Saprospiraceae bacterium.
TTTTTCTGGCATGTTCTACAACTCCTTCATAGTTTATTTTCAAGTCATTTTCCGGCAATAAGTCTTTTTGCTGCAAAACAAAGATGATTTTGCGGTGCCACTCTGCATTGATATAGTCGAAAAACTCCCATGAAGATTGTCTGTACGGATTTTTTGCTTCAAATACAAATACAATCAAATCTGAATATGGGATAAACCTTTCAGTGATTTCCTGATGGTGTTCAACAATTGTATTGGTACCAGGTGTATCCACTATGGCTATTTCCTTTAAGATCTCGATAGGTTGATGTATCTTTTTTAGGTACGGGTTGATGGTTTCGATATACTCAGCATCACCATAAATAATTTGCTGAATGGTATCAGTCATGGGCATAGGAGCAACTTTACATATTTCCTTATCAGTATCAAGCAAGGCATTGATAAAGCTGCTTTTTCCGGCTTTCACTTCGCCCACTATGACAAAGGTAAAAGGAGCTTCAAGTTGATTGCGCAATTCATGTAGCGTTACTTCCAGTTTTTCGTGTCCTACTTCCATAGTGACATCTATGAGCTTGTCAGTAATGATAGCCAACTTCACCAATTTATCCCTCAATCCGGACGAATGCGTTATCATGGGTTTAAAATTTTGCTTATTTTCATTGATTTAAGTATTCCATGAGCTTCAGGTCCTGTACAGAAAATAAGGTCCAGTATACTCATATTGGGTGTAAAGTTATGTTTTTCTTCCCAAACCTGAGGATATTTAATATACCTGACTTCATCGGATGGGATTTGATGTAAGTTATTTATGTAAGAATCAGAAAAAGTTATCGTTGTCGTAAGTCCCAGTGTAGAAAACATCCTCAACATAATATCCGTATTCAAATCAAATAAATAAGTATATTTTTTACAGAAAACCTTCTCAATATCAGGATAGTAAAATTCATAGTATGGGCT
Proteins encoded in this region:
- a CDS encoding WbqC family protein, whose protein sequence is MNKIHHHTHLFGPTSLYCIYTAFDELIIDKFENYQKKSWRNRYQILTSNGIQTLSIPLQKGKNAQQLITNVKISYNENWIKNHLLTLKSAYGNSPYYEFYYPDIEKVFCKKYTYLFDLNTDIMLRMFSTLGLTTTITFSDSYINNLHQIPSDEVRYIKYPQVWEEKHNFTPNMSILDLIFCTGPEAHGILKSMKISKILNP